A region from the Drosophila bipectinata strain 14024-0381.07 chromosome 3R, DbipHiC1v2, whole genome shotgun sequence genome encodes:
- the smash gene encoding uncharacterized protein CG43427 isoform X2, with protein sequence MEATEQDLMLEGGEDLMSTSATSANGDDTNGCGRKSSITSPDPTSYVAKARVTRPTPPPPSKNPMQFVQIKPCNLYQTAQQQLKKAEEVKKLKEVKKEEPEEWQNNLDNWKSSRRKRVEHIIDRVVETKKLELEEHDRMRRKSKTFTEMMEERAERGGSRGRAKLASLAVYNEDEANDLSDLGIGTSSASGKSSLSEDYDNNSVMSDHAAELDKAIGAAGSGAAGSASRNIDELQNHINRNGGNTNHGNGVPIGQASTSKAAGREYISSPGYDTSSSTAPASSPDPCEYTYEGAIQDYKQRVQRASSNGNGNANGKANGEPIAYPTRRGSKIEDRLSGFEVTSPSDTQEGVEKQKVDVPKVDISKRKEIFEQAKAAPSNGAPPTAPKVVLRDRLTNGNGKSNGSSAGATKPDVKRLSGDITSIRDRMQSLEQQRNAFNSSKSVDVPVPPLKQRLNSLQQSVTKEEHKKPMVALIDARQLEIMRGEEERMRQQQKEQQKQQLQATVVAPPALVVEEPPVVATNDDSGIHEDTNDELQQQQQQLNAAIAALALEERQLEEAANAVNQIEAEFDELTDLNPSPLPPSPAHPSVQAASAPPAPSAAPTTSSIQAPNQPAAAPPLRDMEFSVSSTNNFIESAKLSPSDVDVVAASAVSVSKSGPTPPPTSTPTPPNPGSPTQNCNLRRKPSNEMVHHRNLLKMFKETFQNDDDLKEFTEPTVTSPGQFSQVFDFTKQPVQSVQTPQPIQPVQPPQPVQPPAPVAASSPVPTQIPRPLGKPPMSPKAVRLATSPKIQINSASQSPTNPTTQQFSINGRVEIFNSRQLEKPPTPPAPPKRSVKIETSVREEAAPLPEVVMCAPPMTIVNPDELPKPNTVKALSNCFTKTDAVVPTPITSPIMSPRALPRSRIPQITPPASPKPSRRAPLELPSRDVVDRDSGDYAPVMGETKAIVHSPPPVAKANHPRPTGLPIDPLAPNDALYLHSSSPCELAPLKACTPNESSLFKMVSSRPTSPSVEMEVALCQQFLEREAPKDLQLAEEDRVRLEKMAVEEVPCDKIDATKSPLRSTGFQSVSEERVKKCDGKIELPKEQPELEEVPSREDIALCAGLLDCLAPAQEPICDLIDVNKVPVPATGFQDVSEAEVKRCDAGGKSSVIQSARPSSPIGTARAAHSKALMDTCEKIIAEERLASSQMMKTSLPEAPSTPQLGRKSKIPIPKPCCISASGTDSISRAGYAPTAAPAPTEQPLIARTHLVETEIKVKEISPPSSPKPQAENPTPPAPPVKEKKTKNIFDFLRRNFGHHEEPQPHPTLNETLEKKVVLTSTRSGVDVVNADEFVRVDNSKFYVPNEEEDGVAPPPLPKTPAPVNIEIRKTIRTDEILEENTTEQALTQEISDLLDDEIMKLEAAGAASLKK encoded by the exons ATGGAGGCCACCGAACAGGACCTCATGCTGGAGGGCGGCGAAGACCTGATGTCCACATCGGCCACGTCCGCGAATGGCGATGACACAAATGGTTGTGGCAGGAAGTCG TCCATAACCTCGCCGGATCCCACATCGTACGTGGCCAAGGCTCGAGTTACGCGGCCCACGCCGCCGCCTCCGTCGAAGAACCCGATGCAGTTCGTCCAGATCAAGCCCTGCAATCTGTACCAGACCGCCCAGCAGCAGCTGAAGAAGGCCGAGGAAGTCAAGAAGTTGAAGGAGGTGAAGAAGGAGGAGCCCGAGGAGTGGCAGAAC AACCTTGACAATTGGAAATCGTCAAGGCGAAAACGTGTCGAACACATCATCGATCGTGTGGTGGAGACGAAGAAACTCGAGCTGGAGGAGCATGATCGAATGCGACGAAAATCGAAAACATTCACCGAAATGATGGAGGAGAG GGCCGAAAGGGGAGGATCCCGTGGACGTGCCAAGTTGGCCTCCCTGGCGGTTTACAACGAGGACGAGGCCAACGATCTGAGCGATTTGGGCATCGGAACCAGCAGCGCCAGCGGCAAGAGCAGCCTATCCGAGGATTACGACAATAATAGCGTTATG AGCGACCATGCCGCCGAGCTGGACAAGGCTATAGGAGCTGCCGGTTCTGGAGCTGCCGGATCCGCCTCTCGGAACATCGACGAACTGCAAAACCATATCAACCGGAATGGAGGCAACACCAACCACGGCAACGGAGTGCCCATTGGCCAGGCCAGCACCTCCAAGGCAGCGGGCAGGGAGTACATTTCCTCGCCGGGATACGACACCTCGTCGAGCACAGCGCCGGCCAGTTCGCCAGATCCATGCGAGTACACCTACGAGGGAGCGATCCAGGACTACAAGCAGCGCGTCCAGAGGGCCAGTagcaatggcaatggcaacgCTAACGGAAAGGCCAACGGAGAACCCATCGCGTATCCCACGCGACGAGGATCGAAGATCGAGGACCGGCTCAGTGGCTTCGAGGTGACCTCGCCCAGCGACACGCAGGAGGGCGTGGAGAAGCAGAAGGTGGACGTGCCGAAGGTGGACATTTCCAAGCGCAAGGAGATCTTTGAGCAGGCCAAGGCGGCTCCATCCAACGGAGCTCCACCCACCGCTCCCAAGGTAGTGCTTCGCGACCGACTCACCAACGGAAACGGAAAGTCCAATGGCAGCTCCGCCGGAGCCACCAAGCCGGATGTGAAGCGCTTGTCTGGCGACATAACCAGCATCCGAGATCGCATGCAGAGCCTGGAGCAGCAGCGGAATGCTTTCAATTCCAGCAAGAGTGTGGATGTGCCGGTGCCGCCACTCAAGCAGCGGCTCAACAGTTTGCAGCAGTCCGTTACCAAAGAGGAGCACAAGAAGCCGATGGTGGCTCTGATCGATGCCCGCCAGCTGGAGATCATGAGGGGCGAGGAGGAGCGCATGCGACAGCAGCAAAaggagcagcagaagcagcagctcCAGGCCACTGTGGTGGCACCGCCAGCACTAGTTGTGGAGGAACCGCCCGTGGTGGCCACCAACGACGATAGCGGCATCCACGAGGACACCAACGacgagctgcagcagcagcagcagcaactgaaTGCCGCCATTGCGGCCCTAGCCCTGGAGGAGCGCCAGCTGGAGGAGGCGGCCAACGCGGTTAACCAGATTGAAGCTGAGTTCGACGAGCTCACCGACCTGAATCCCTCGCCGCTGCCGCCTTCGCCAGCTCATCCATCAGTCCAGGCAGCATCAGCTCCACCAGCACCCTCAGCAGCTCCGACTACATCTTCAATTCAAGCGCCCAACCAGCCGGCCGCCGCTCCTCCATTGCGGGACATGGAATTTAGTGTAAGTTCTACTAACAATTTTATCGAATCCGCTAAGTTAAGTCCTAGTGATGTTGATGTAGTAGCTGCTTCAGCGGTGTCGGTGTCCAAGTCTGGTCCCACTCCCCCACCCACATCCACACCCACTCCGCCGAATCCCGGTTCCCCCACACAGAATTGTAACTTGCGTAGAAAGCCCTCCAATGAAATGGTCCATCACcgaaatttgttgaaaatgtTCAAGGAAACCTTTCAGAATGACGATGACCTGAAAGAGTTCACCGAGCCCACTGTCACCTCTCCTGGGCAGTTTTCGCAGGTCTTTGATTTCACCAAGCAGCCTGTACAATCAGTACAGACTCCACAGCCTATCCAGCCTGTGCAACCTCCACAGCCTGTGCAACCTCCGGCACCTGTTGCCGCTTCAAGTCCTGTGCCTACCCAAATACCACGACCTCTGGGCAAGCCGCCCATGTCGCCCAAAGCGGTTAGATTGGCCACAAGCCCCAAGATTCAGATTAATTCAGCCAGCCAATCCCCTACCAATCCGACCACCCAACAGTTTAGCATTAACGGCCGTGTGGAGATATTCAATTCGAGGCAATTGGAGAAACCTCCGACGCCACCGGCTCCTCCTAAGAGATCTGTGAAGATTGAGACATCAGTCAGAGAAGAAGCAGCCCCTCTACCCGAGGTAGTGATGTGTGCTCCACCCATGACCATTGTCAATCCCGACGAGCTGCCTAAACCCAATACAGTGAAGGCCTTGTCCAACTGCTTCACCAAGACTGACGCAGTGGTGCCCACTCCGATCACCTCCCCCATTATGTCACCCAGAGCCTTACCCCGGAGTCGCATTCCCCAGATTACGCCACCAGCTTCTCCGAAACCTTCAAGGAGAGCTCCTCTGGAACTGCCCTCCAGGGATGTGGTTGATCGCGATTCCGGAGACTATGCTCCCGTGATGGGGGAAACGAAAGCCATTGTGCACTCCCCACCACCGGTGGCTAAGGCCAATCACCCTCGCCCTACCGGACTACCCATAGATCCGCTGGCCCCCAATGACGCACTGTACCTGCACTCATCGTCGCCCTGTGAGCTGGCGCCCTTGAAGGCCTGCACCCCGAATGAGTCGAGCCTCTTCAAGATGGTCTCGTCCAGACCCACATCGCCCTCGGTGGAGATGGAGGTGGCTCTGTGCCAGCAATTTCTAGAACGCGAAGCGCCCAAGGACCTCCAGCTAGCCGAAGAAGATCGCGTGCGGCTGGAGAAGATGGCGGTGGAGGAGGTGCCCTGTGATAAGATCGATGCAACCAAGTCGCCGCTACGCAGCACTGGTTTCCAAAGTGTGAGCGAGGAGCGGGTGAAGAAGTGCGACGGAAAGATTGAGCTGCCAAAGGAGCAGCCTGAGCTGGAAGAGGTGCCCAGTAGGGAGGACATTGCCCTGTGCGCTGGGCTGCTCGATTGCCTGGCCCCTGCCCAGGAGCCGATTTGCGACCTCATCGACGTGAACAAGGTGCCAGTGCCGGCCACAGGCTTCCAGGATGTCAGCGAGGCGGAGGTGAAGCGCTGTGATGCTGGCGGAAAGAGCTCTGTGATCCAGTCCGCCAGGCCCAGTTCGCCCATCGGCACTGCCAGGGCAGCCCACTCGAAGGCTCTGATGGACACCTGTGAGAAAATTATTGCGGAGGAGCGCCTGGCCAGCAGCCAGATGATGAAGACCTCCCTGCCGGAGGCGCCCTCGACTCCCCAGCTGGGCCGCAAGTCCAAGATCCCCATACCCAAGCCCTGTTGCATTTCGGCCTCCGGAACGGACTCGATCAGCCGAGCTGGCTATGCACCGACTGCGGCTCCAGCTCCGACGGAGCAGCCGCTGATAGCTCGCACTCACCTGGTGGAAACGGAGATCAAAGTGAAGGAGATCTCGCCACCCAGCTCACCCAAGCCCCAGGCGGAGAATCCGACACCACCCGCTCCCCCTGTGAAGGAGAAGAAGACCAAGAACATATTCGACTTTCTGCGCCGGAACTTTGGCCACCACGAGGAACCGCAGCCCCATCCCACGCTGAACGAAACGCTCGAGAAGAAGGTGGTGCTCACCAGCACCCGCAGCGGCGTGGACGTGGTGAATGCCGATGAGTTCGTCCGGGTGGACAACTCCAAGTTCTATGTGCCgaacgaggaggaggacggaGTAGCGCCTCCACCTCTGCCCAAGACACCGGCGCCGGTGAACATTGAGATTCGGAAAACAATAAGGACCGATGAGATTCTCGAGGAGAATACCACCGAACAGGCGCTAACTCAGGAGATCAGCGATCTGCTGGATGACGAGATCATGAAACTGGAGGCAGCCGGTGCTGCCTCGTTAAAGAAATAG